One Lepus europaeus isolate LE1 unplaced genomic scaffold, mLepTim1.pri SCAFFOLD_41, whole genome shotgun sequence DNA window includes the following coding sequences:
- the LOC133755375 gene encoding voltage-dependent anion-selective channel protein 3, which yields MCNTPTYCDLGKAAKDVFNKGYGFGMVKIDLRTKSCSGVEFSTSGHAYTDTGKASGNLETKYKVCNYGLTFTQKWNTDNTLGTEISLENKLAEGLKLTLDTIFVPNTGKKSGKLKASYKRDCFSLGSNVDIDFSGPTIYGWAVLAFEGWLAGYQMSFDTAKSKLSQNNFALGYKAADFQLHTHVNDGTEFGGSIYQKVNEKIETSINLAWTAGSNNTRFGIAAKYKLDCRTSLSAKVNNASLIGLGYTQTLRPGVKLTLSALIDGKNFNAGGHKVGLGFELEA from the coding sequence ATGTGTAACACACCGACTTACTGTGACCTAGGAAAGGCTGCCAAGGATGTCTTCAACAAAGGATATGGGTTTGGCATGGTCAAAATAGACCTGAGAACCAAGTCTTGTAGTGGAGTGGAATTTTCTACTTCTGGTCATGCTTACACTGATACAGGAAAAGCGTCAGGCAACCTAGAGACCAAATATAAGGTCTGTAACTATGGACTCACCTTCACCCAGAAATGGAACACAGACAACACTCTGGGGACAGAAATCTCTCTGGAGAATAAGTTGGCTGAAGGATTGAAACTGACTCTTGACACCATATTTGTACCAAACACAGGAAAGAAGAGTGGGAAATTGAAGGCCTCCTATAAACGGGATTGTTTTAGTCTTGGAAGTAATGTTGATATAGATTTTTCTGGACCAACCATCTATGGCTGGGCTGTGTTGGCTTTTGAAGGTTGGCTTGCTGGCTATCAGATGAGTTTTGACACAGCCAAATCCAAACTGTCACAGAATAATTTTGCCCTGGGTTACAAGGCTGCAGACTTCCAGCTGCACACTCATGTAAACGATGGTACTGAATTCGGAGGTTCCATCTACCAGAAGGTCAACGAGAAGATTGAAACGTCAATAAACCTCGCGTGGACGGCTGGCAGTAACAACACGCGTTTTGGCATCGCAGCTAAATACAAGCTGGATTGTAGAACTTCCCTCTCTGCTAAAGTAAATAACGCCAGCCTGATTGGACTGGGTTATACGCAGACCCTTCGACCAGGAGTCAAATTGACCCTGTCCGCTTTAATCGACGGGAAGAACTTCAATGCAGGAGGCCACAAGGTTGGGCTGGGATTTGAGCTGGAAGCCTGA